One Alcaligenes ammonioxydans DNA segment encodes these proteins:
- the rpsA gene encoding 30S ribosomal protein S1 — protein sequence MSTNLHTDATGGESFADLFAESIKNQDLKSGEVISAEVLRIDHNYVLVNAGLKSEALIPLEEFLNDQGELEVQAGDFVSVAIDAFENGYGDTILSRDRAKRLSAWLSLEQALESGELVNGTITGKVKGGLTVMTNGIRAFLPGSLVDLRPVKDTTPYEGKTLEFKVIKLDRKRNNVVLSRRAVLEASMGEERQKLLETLSEGAIVKGIVKNITDYGAFVDLGGIDGLLHITDMAWRRVRHPSEVLQVGQEIEAKVLKFDQEKSRVSLGVKQLGEDPWIGLARRYPQNTRLFGKVTNLTDYGAFVEVEDGIEGLVHVSEMDWTNKNVDPRKVVTLGEEVEVMVLEIDEDRRRISLGMKQCRANPWEDFAINFKRGDKVRGGIKSITDFGVFVGLPGGIDGLVHLSDLSWSETGEEAVRNFKKGDEVDAVVLGIDTDKERISLGIKQLEGDPFNNFVATYDKGAVVSGVVKSVEPKGAVVTLSLDVEGYLRASEISSGRVEDATTALKEGQEIETMILSVDRKTRSIQLSIKARDTAETAQSMARLTEASASSGTTNLGALLRAKLDQQQRDDG from the coding sequence ATGTCCACTAACCTTCACACAGACGCAACGGGCGGCGAAAGCTTTGCCGATTTGTTTGCAGAAAGCATTAAAAACCAAGACCTCAAAAGCGGCGAAGTTATCTCCGCCGAGGTTCTGCGTATTGACCACAACTACGTGCTGGTCAATGCTGGCCTGAAGTCCGAGGCACTGATTCCTCTGGAAGAGTTCCTGAACGATCAGGGCGAACTGGAAGTTCAGGCAGGTGACTTCGTTTCCGTGGCTATCGATGCCTTTGAAAACGGCTACGGCGACACCATTCTGTCCCGCGACCGCGCCAAGCGTCTGTCGGCCTGGTTGTCCCTCGAGCAAGCGCTTGAGTCCGGCGAACTGGTCAACGGTACCATCACCGGTAAGGTCAAGGGTGGCCTGACGGTCATGACCAACGGCATCCGTGCATTCTTGCCCGGTTCGCTGGTTGATCTGCGCCCTGTCAAAGACACCACGCCATACGAAGGCAAGACCCTGGAATTCAAGGTCATCAAGCTCGATCGCAAGCGTAACAACGTTGTGTTGTCGCGTCGCGCCGTGCTGGAAGCCTCCATGGGCGAAGAGCGTCAGAAACTGCTGGAAACTCTGTCCGAAGGCGCTATCGTCAAAGGTATCGTCAAGAACATCACCGATTACGGTGCGTTCGTTGATCTGGGCGGCATCGACGGTCTGCTGCACATCACCGACATGGCCTGGCGCCGTGTCCGTCACCCATCCGAAGTTCTGCAGGTGGGTCAGGAAATCGAAGCCAAGGTTCTCAAGTTCGATCAGGAAAAGAGCCGCGTCTCCCTGGGCGTCAAGCAACTGGGCGAAGATCCCTGGATCGGTCTGGCACGTCGCTACCCACAAAACACCCGTCTGTTCGGCAAGGTGACCAACCTGACCGATTACGGTGCATTTGTTGAAGTGGAAGACGGTATCGAAGGTCTGGTTCACGTATCCGAAATGGATTGGACCAACAAGAACGTTGACCCACGCAAGGTTGTGACCTTGGGTGAAGAAGTCGAAGTCATGGTTCTGGAAATCGACGAAGATCGTCGTCGCATCTCCTTGGGCATGAAGCAGTGCCGTGCCAACCCATGGGAAGATTTCGCCATCAACTTCAAGCGCGGCGACAAGGTTCGCGGTGGCATCAAGTCCATCACCGACTTCGGCGTGTTTGTTGGTCTGCCAGGCGGCATCGATGGTCTGGTTCACCTGTCCGACCTGTCCTGGTCCGAGACGGGCGAAGAAGCCGTTCGCAACTTCAAGAAGGGTGACGAAGTTGACGCCGTGGTTCTGGGCATCGACACCGACAAAGAGCGCATCTCCCTGGGTATCAAACAGCTGGAAGGCGATCCGTTCAACAACTTCGTGGCTACCTACGACAAGGGCGCCGTGGTGAGCGGTGTTGTCAAATCGGTCGAGCCTAAGGGTGCTGTTGTAACGCTGTCGCTGGACGTTGAGGGCTACCTGCGTGCCTCCGAGATCTCCTCGGGCCGTGTGGAAGATGCCACCACCGCACTGAAAGAAGGTCAGGAAATCGAAACCATGATCTTGAGCGTGGATCGCAAGACCCGTTCGATTCAGTTGTCCATCAAGGCACGTGATACCGCCGAAACCGCTCAATCCATGGCCCGTCTGACCGAAGCCAGCGCTTCGTCCGGTACGACCAACCTGGGTGCTCTGCTGCGTGCCAAGCTGGACCAGCAGCAACGTGACGACGGTTAA
- the cmk gene encoding (d)CMP kinase, whose amino-acid sequence MTAQSIPVITIDGPTASGKGTIASLVAQRLGWHTLDSGALYRLTALSCLRRGVDVQDQAQVQQAAQNLNVRFDYPQIYMDGEDVTDAIRQEEVGNLASRVAALPLVREALLQRQRDFRVAPGLVGDGRDMGTVVFPDAPLKIFLLADAQVRAQRRCKQLSEKGISANLTSLLADLRERDERDRSRTHAPLVPAPGAHIVDSSQLSIQEVVDKVLDLWSGIAVPTA is encoded by the coding sequence ATGACAGCGCAGAGCATTCCCGTCATTACCATTGATGGCCCGACCGCCTCAGGGAAGGGGACGATTGCTTCCCTGGTCGCGCAGCGCTTGGGCTGGCACACGCTTGACAGTGGTGCCTTGTATCGCTTGACAGCGCTGTCTTGCCTGCGTCGCGGCGTAGATGTGCAGGATCAGGCGCAGGTCCAGCAGGCCGCCCAGAATCTGAATGTCCGTTTTGACTACCCCCAGATTTACATGGACGGTGAGGATGTCACGGACGCCATTCGCCAGGAAGAGGTGGGTAATCTGGCTTCCCGGGTGGCGGCCCTGCCGCTGGTGCGTGAGGCGCTTTTGCAACGTCAGCGGGATTTTCGCGTCGCTCCTGGACTGGTGGGCGATGGACGCGATATGGGCACCGTGGTGTTTCCGGACGCACCCTTAAAGATATTTTTGCTGGCAGACGCGCAGGTGCGTGCCCAAAGACGCTGTAAACAGTTGAGCGAAAAGGGTATTTCTGCTAATCTTACGAGTCTTTTGGCGGACTTGCGTGAGCGCGACGAGCGAGATCGTTCCCGAACTCATGCGCCGCTTGTGCCTGCGCCGGGTGCCCACATCGTGGATTCTTCCCAGCTCAGCATTCAGGAAGTTGTAGATAAAGTGCTCGACCTCTGGTCGGGCATCGCGGTCCCGACAGCCTAA
- the aroA gene encoding 3-phosphoshikimate 1-carboxyvinyltransferase: protein MSQSDSLVLNPVSRACGELQLPGSKSISNRALLLAALAQGQTRLEGLLHSDDTRVMMAALQQMGVTVQDLGQGVVVIDGGAPFAHRDADLFLGNAGTAFRSLTAALGLMGGRFNLSGIARMHERPIGDLVDALRSLGADVQYLGAEGYPPLAIGELAQVDQQRVSVKGSVSSQFLTALLMAAPLLTARTAQPLRIEVEGELISQPYIHITLAMMARFGVQVEREGWSSFTVPADAAYLSPGTYSVEGDASSASYFIALGTIGGGPLRIQGAGSDSLQGDIQFADVAEAMGARIERHANELIVSGLCVARGDKLKAFDLDFNHIPDAAMTAAAMAMFADGPCTLRNIASWRVKETDRIDAMQAELRKLGARVESGPDWLTVHPIAADQWRSARIATYDDHRIAMCFSLASFGPVAVTILDPACVSKTFPDYFSVFEHLVQA, encoded by the coding sequence ATGAGCCAGAGCGACAGTCTTGTTTTGAATCCCGTCAGCCGTGCGTGTGGCGAGCTGCAATTGCCGGGGTCCAAGAGCATTTCCAATCGGGCCCTGTTGTTGGCCGCGTTGGCTCAGGGGCAAACGCGACTGGAAGGCTTGCTGCATTCGGACGACACCCGCGTCATGATGGCCGCGTTGCAGCAAATGGGCGTGACCGTACAGGACCTGGGTCAGGGCGTGGTGGTGATCGACGGCGGAGCGCCGTTTGCGCATCGCGACGCCGATCTGTTTTTGGGTAATGCCGGTACGGCGTTCCGCTCCTTGACCGCGGCCTTGGGCCTGATGGGAGGGCGCTTCAATCTGAGCGGCATTGCCCGTATGCATGAGCGTCCTATCGGGGATCTGGTCGATGCGCTGCGCAGTCTGGGTGCAGATGTGCAGTATCTGGGAGCGGAGGGTTATCCACCCCTGGCAATCGGGGAATTGGCCCAGGTGGATCAACAGCGCGTGTCGGTGAAAGGCTCGGTGTCCAGTCAGTTCCTGACCGCACTGCTGATGGCTGCGCCTTTGTTGACGGCTCGTACTGCTCAGCCCTTGCGCATCGAGGTCGAAGGGGAGCTGATATCCCAGCCTTATATCCACATAACGCTGGCCATGATGGCGCGTTTTGGTGTGCAGGTCGAGCGGGAGGGCTGGAGCAGCTTTACTGTGCCAGCCGATGCTGCCTATCTCAGCCCCGGCACGTACTCGGTGGAAGGAGACGCGTCATCTGCGTCGTACTTCATCGCGCTGGGGACAATCGGCGGTGGCCCGCTACGTATTCAGGGGGCGGGCAGCGACAGTCTTCAAGGCGATATTCAGTTTGCCGATGTGGCAGAGGCGATGGGCGCCCGTATTGAGCGTCATGCCAATGAGTTGATTGTCTCCGGTCTGTGTGTGGCGCGCGGCGACAAGCTCAAGGCGTTCGATCTGGATTTCAATCACATACCGGACGCGGCCATGACGGCCGCGGCCATGGCCATGTTTGCGGATGGTCCTTGTACCTTGCGCAATATTGCCAGCTGGCGCGTGAAGGAAACGGACCGTATTGACGCGATGCAGGCCGAGCTGCGCAAGCTCGGTGCCCGAGTAGAGTCAGGCCCAGACTGGTTGACCGTGCATCCCATTGCGGCAGATCAATGGCGTTCGGCCCGCATCGCGACGTATGATGATCACCGCATTGCCATGTGTTTTTCACTGGCCAGCTTCGGCCCGGTGGCGGTCACCATTCTGGACCCCGCCTGCGTCAGCAAGACATTTCCCGATTATTTTTCTGTTTTTGAACACTTGGTGCAGGCATGA
- a CDS encoding prephenate dehydrogenase — protein sequence MASAPLVPVLAVVGVGLIGGSLALALKRYGAVGKVLGVGRQLKSLRRAQELGLIDEVATLEQAAQQADLIMLATPIGAMASVLKTLRPHLRDSTLISDAGSTKADVVRVARDALGDRIGQFVPGHPIAGAETVGPEAARADLYDGRNVILTPLEENPASARERLIAVWEACGARVMLMDPATHDEVLASVSHVPHFLSSVFMWQVASSANSDQRFALAGTGFRDFTRIAAGSAEVWRDIFLSNRQAVLGQLQEVRQALDQAEQALQDQDGQALYEFLERAALARRFWASRSGLQ from the coding sequence ATGGCGTCTGCGCCTTTGGTTCCGGTGCTGGCAGTTGTTGGGGTCGGTTTGATCGGCGGCTCCCTGGCATTGGCACTCAAACGCTACGGAGCGGTAGGCAAAGTGCTGGGCGTCGGTCGACAGCTCAAAAGCCTGCGGCGAGCCCAGGAACTGGGCTTGATCGATGAGGTCGCCACGCTGGAGCAGGCCGCTCAACAAGCGGATTTGATCATGTTGGCCACGCCTATCGGTGCAATGGCTTCGGTGTTGAAAACGCTGCGCCCCCATTTGCGTGACAGCACCTTGATTAGCGATGCGGGCAGCACCAAAGCGGATGTGGTTCGCGTGGCGCGTGACGCGCTGGGCGATCGTATTGGACAATTTGTTCCTGGTCATCCGATTGCCGGTGCGGAAACGGTAGGCCCCGAGGCAGCCCGTGCCGATCTGTACGATGGTCGCAACGTTATTCTGACACCTCTGGAAGAGAACCCAGCCAGTGCGCGCGAGCGTTTGATCGCTGTCTGGGAAGCCTGCGGAGCGCGGGTCATGCTGATGGACCCGGCTACGCATGATGAGGTGCTGGCCTCGGTCAGCCATGTGCCGCACTTTCTGTCCTCGGTTTTTATGTGGCAGGTTGCCTCCAGCGCCAACTCGGACCAACGCTTTGCCTTGGCCGGGACGGGTTTTCGCGACTTCACCCGTATCGCTGCGGGCTCGGCCGAAGTGTGGCGCGATATTTTTCTGAGCAATCGCCAGGCCGTTCTGGGCCAACTGCAAGAAGTACGTCAGGCCCTGGATCAGGCTGAACAGGCTTTGCAGGATCAGGACGGCCAGGCTTTATACGAATTTTTAGAGCGTGCTGCCTTGGCGCGCCGTTTTTGGGCAAGTAGGAGTGGTTTGCAATGA
- the pheA gene encoding prephenate dehydratase: MANTLTERLLPWRNRIDELDRQILELLNERARAALEVGKIKQDFNTEEVILKPEREARIVRRLQSENGGPFTSAAVEAVWGQIISACRGLESVLRVAYLGPQGSFSEQAAYEHFGHALDGLQCDSFDEVFRSVEVGQAEVGMVPVENSTEGAVNRTLDLLLNSPLRVLGERSIRVHHNLLTKSGTMEGVTRVMAHPQALAQCQNWLQKHYPQLLREAASSNAEAARIASSDPTVAAIAGNTAVTAWNLGVVEAGIQDDPHNRTRFLAIGNIESLPSGNDKTSIILAVPNRAGAVYDMLSPLAVHGVSMTRLESRPARTGQWEYYFYVDLIGHRDEPAMAAALAELKKQVAFFKILGSYPVNDF; the protein is encoded by the coding sequence ATGGCTAATACCTTAACTGAGCGCCTGCTCCCTTGGCGCAATCGTATTGATGAGCTGGATCGCCAGATCCTGGAGTTGCTTAACGAGCGTGCTCGTGCGGCTTTGGAAGTGGGCAAGATCAAGCAGGACTTCAATACCGAGGAAGTCATCCTCAAGCCCGAGCGCGAAGCCCGTATTGTGCGTCGTCTGCAGTCTGAAAACGGTGGGCCTTTTACGTCCGCTGCGGTCGAGGCCGTATGGGGACAGATCATCTCTGCCTGCCGGGGCCTGGAAAGCGTATTGCGCGTGGCCTATCTGGGGCCCCAAGGCTCTTTTTCGGAACAGGCTGCCTATGAGCATTTCGGTCATGCTCTGGACGGCCTGCAATGCGACTCCTTTGATGAGGTGTTTCGCAGTGTGGAGGTCGGTCAGGCGGAGGTAGGCATGGTGCCGGTTGAGAACTCCACCGAAGGCGCCGTGAATCGCACGCTGGATCTGTTGCTGAACTCGCCCCTGCGTGTTTTGGGTGAGCGCTCGATTCGCGTCCACCACAATTTGCTGACCAAAAGCGGCACGATGGAAGGTGTGACGCGCGTCATGGCGCACCCCCAGGCTTTGGCCCAGTGTCAGAACTGGCTGCAAAAGCACTATCCGCAGCTTTTGCGCGAGGCAGCCTCCAGCAATGCCGAGGCCGCCCGCATTGCGTCCAGCGATCCTACCGTGGCCGCGATTGCCGGTAATACCGCCGTCACTGCCTGGAATCTGGGTGTCGTGGAGGCGGGCATTCAGGACGATCCGCATAACCGCACGCGTTTCCTGGCAATTGGCAACATCGAGTCCTTGCCCAGCGGCAATGACAAGACCAGTATCATTCTGGCCGTACCCAACCGTGCAGGCGCCGTTTACGACATGCTCTCTCCCCTGGCCGTGCATGGGGTGTCCATGACCCGCCTGGAGTCGCGTCCTGCCCGGACAGGCCAGTGGGAATATTATTTTTACGTAGATCTCATTGGTCATCGCGACGAGCCTGCCATGGCTGCTGCGCTGGCAGAGCTGAAGAAACAAGTCGCTTTTTTCAAAATTCTGGGCTCATACCCTGTAAACGACTTTTAA
- the serC gene encoding 3-phosphoserine/phosphohydroxythreonine transaminase codes for MRVWNFSAGPSMLPLEVLEQAAAEMTDWHGTGMSIMEMSHRSKDYMGVRDEAEADLRALLSVPDDFAVLFVQGGAQGQNGLLPLNLIQRNGSGKADYVLSGSWSVKSCEEAQRYGDIHVAGTSGQAWQDQGKEWAPWTWFPEPSQWDVRPDAAYLHVCTNETIGGVEFNDIPKLDVPVVADVSSNILSCPIDFSRVSVAYAGAQKNAGMSGIALMMIRKDLLGHAMDLCPSAFNYANIEKQQSMFNTPPTYSIYMAGLMFKWLERQGGVAAMQARNAAKAQALYGFLDASEFYTNTVHPAYRSRMNVPFLLRDQSLDSLFLEQATAAGLTSLKGHKSVGGMRASIYNAMPLEGVLALIEFMTDFERRNG; via the coding sequence ATGCGTGTATGGAATTTTTCGGCGGGCCCCTCGATGCTGCCGTTGGAAGTGCTGGAGCAAGCCGCCGCTGAAATGACGGACTGGCATGGCACGGGCATGTCCATCATGGAGATGAGTCACCGCAGCAAGGACTATATGGGCGTGCGCGACGAGGCGGAAGCCGATTTGCGTGCCCTGTTGTCCGTGCCGGATGACTTTGCGGTGCTGTTTGTTCAGGGCGGGGCGCAGGGCCAGAATGGCCTTCTGCCCTTGAACCTGATCCAGCGCAATGGCAGTGGCAAGGCTGACTACGTGCTGTCGGGCAGCTGGTCAGTCAAGTCCTGCGAGGAGGCCCAGCGCTATGGCGACATTCATGTTGCCGGCACCAGTGGGCAGGCCTGGCAGGATCAAGGCAAAGAGTGGGCTCCCTGGACCTGGTTCCCTGAGCCCTCTCAATGGGATGTGCGCCCCGATGCCGCTTACTTGCACGTCTGTACCAATGAAACCATTGGTGGCGTGGAGTTCAACGATATTCCCAAGCTGGATGTGCCCGTTGTTGCTGACGTGTCCTCCAATATCTTGTCCTGCCCGATTGATTTCTCGCGTGTGTCCGTCGCCTATGCCGGCGCGCAAAAAAATGCAGGCATGTCGGGCATCGCCCTGATGATGATACGCAAGGACTTGCTGGGGCACGCCATGGATCTGTGCCCGTCGGCGTTCAACTACGCCAATATTGAAAAGCAGCAGTCCATGTTCAACACGCCGCCCACCTACTCGATCTATATGGCGGGCCTGATGTTCAAGTGGCTGGAGCGCCAGGGCGGCGTAGCTGCCATGCAGGCGCGTAATGCAGCCAAGGCTCAAGCCCTGTACGGTTTTCTGGATGCCTCCGAGTTCTACACCAACACCGTGCATCCTGCGTACCGCTCACGCATGAATGTTCCGTTCCTGTTGCGTGATCAGTCTTTGGATTCCCTGTTTCTGGAACAGGCCACGGCCGCGGGTTTGACGTCCCTGAAAGGACACAAGAGCGTGGGCGGCATGCGTGCCTCGATCTATAACGCCATGCCGCTGGAGGGCGTGCTGGCACTTATCGAATTCATGACTGATTTTGAACGACGGAATGGCTAA
- the gyrA gene encoding DNA gyrase subunit A: MDSFAKETLPVSLEEEMRRSYLDYAMSVIVGRALPDVRDGLKPVHRRVLFAMHELNNDWNRAYKKSARIVGDVIGKYHPHGDFAVYATIVRLAQDFSMRYTLVDGQGNFGSIDGDNAAAMRYTEIRLAKIAHELLADIDQETVDFVPNYDGSEKEPALLPSRLPNLLVNGSSGIAVGMATNIPPHNLAEVVNGCLYCLSHPECTVDELIEYIPAPDFPTGAIIYGMSGVREGYRTGRGRVIMRASTHFEDMEKGNRQAIVVDAIPYQVNKKSLQERIAELVNEKRIEGISDIRDESDKDGMRLVIELKRGEVPEVVLNNLYKNTQLQETFGMNMVALVDGQPRLLNLKQLVDYFLSHRREVVTRRTVFQLRKARERGHVLEGLAVALANIDEFIAIIKAAPTPPVARVELMARSWDSGLVREMLARADTSAIVGGRQAYRPDDLGDEFGMSSDGLYRLSDVQAQEILNMRLQRLTGLEQDKIVQEYREVMDKISDLLDILSNPTRVSAIIGDELIAVRDEFSATGKDVRRSQIEHNATELDTEDLITPMDMVVTLSHTGYIKSQPLSEYRAQRRGGRGKQATAMKEDDWIDKLFIANTHDYLLCFSNRGRVYWLKVWEVPQGSRNSRGRPIVNMFPLEEGEKINVVLSVKEFSEDQFVFMATSRGTVKKTPLSDFSNPRKAGIIAVGLDEGDYLIGAQLTDGVHDVMLFSDAGKAVRFDEGDVRPMGRAARGVRGMTLEEGQSVIALLVAEDETQSVLTATQNGFGKRTPIGEYTRHGRGTKGMIAIQTSARNGKVVGAVLVRETDEIMLITNAGVLVRTRVAEIREMGRATQGVTLISVDDDSELSGVYRVVETDDEVDAELADQAEQAQAPDSLEQDNQSDAAQDQADSSGEENE, encoded by the coding sequence ATGGATTCCTTTGCCAAGGAGACGCTTCCCGTTTCGCTTGAAGAGGAGATGCGCCGCAGCTACCTCGATTACGCCATGAGCGTGATTGTGGGCCGTGCTCTTCCCGACGTGCGAGATGGTTTGAAGCCCGTGCATCGACGTGTTCTGTTCGCCATGCATGAACTCAATAACGACTGGAATCGTGCCTATAAGAAGTCGGCTCGTATCGTCGGTGACGTGATCGGTAAGTACCACCCGCATGGTGACTTTGCCGTCTATGCCACTATCGTGCGTCTGGCGCAGGACTTTTCCATGCGCTACACCCTGGTCGATGGGCAGGGCAACTTCGGTTCCATCGACGGCGATAACGCCGCGGCCATGCGTTACACCGAAATCCGCCTGGCCAAGATTGCTCACGAGTTGCTGGCTGATATTGACCAGGAAACCGTGGATTTCGTGCCCAACTACGATGGCAGCGAAAAAGAGCCGGCCCTGTTGCCTTCCCGCCTGCCCAATCTGCTGGTTAACGGCAGCTCCGGCATTGCCGTGGGCATGGCGACCAATATTCCGCCGCATAACCTGGCCGAAGTGGTCAACGGCTGTCTGTACTGCCTGAGTCATCCCGAGTGCACAGTAGATGAACTGATTGAATACATACCGGCTCCTGACTTTCCGACCGGCGCCATCATCTACGGCATGTCCGGCGTGCGCGAAGGCTACCGTACGGGCCGTGGCCGCGTCATCATGCGCGCCAGCACGCACTTTGAAGACATGGAAAAGGGCAACCGTCAGGCCATCGTGGTCGACGCCATTCCTTATCAGGTCAACAAGAAGTCGCTGCAGGAACGCATTGCCGAACTGGTCAATGAAAAGCGCATCGAGGGTATCTCCGATATTCGCGACGAGTCTGACAAGGACGGGATGCGCCTGGTGATCGAGCTCAAGCGTGGCGAAGTGCCGGAAGTGGTGCTGAACAATCTCTACAAGAATACGCAGCTGCAAGAAACCTTCGGGATGAACATGGTGGCCCTGGTCGATGGCCAGCCCCGTTTGCTCAACCTGAAGCAGTTGGTGGATTACTTCCTGAGCCACCGCCGTGAGGTGGTCACACGTCGTACCGTATTTCAGTTGCGTAAGGCACGCGAGCGCGGCCATGTGCTGGAAGGCCTGGCTGTGGCCCTGGCCAATATTGATGAGTTCATTGCAATCATCAAGGCCGCCCCGACTCCTCCGGTCGCGCGCGTCGAACTGATGGCTCGCTCCTGGGATTCCGGTCTGGTGCGCGAGATGCTGGCGCGAGCCGACACCAGCGCCATTGTGGGTGGCCGGCAGGCTTATCGTCCTGATGATCTGGGCGACGAGTTCGGCATGAGCTCGGACGGCCTGTATCGTCTGAGTGACGTGCAAGCTCAGGAAATCCTGAACATGCGCTTGCAGCGCTTGACGGGCCTGGAGCAGGACAAGATTGTTCAGGAATACCGTGAGGTCATGGACAAGATTTCTGATCTGCTGGACATTTTGTCCAACCCCACCCGTGTGTCCGCCATCATTGGCGACGAGCTGATCGCGGTGCGTGACGAGTTCTCGGCCACCGGCAAGGACGTTCGTCGTTCGCAAATCGAACACAACGCCACCGAGCTGGATACCGAAGACTTGATTACCCCTATGGATATGGTGGTTACGCTCTCGCATACCGGCTATATCAAGAGCCAGCCGCTGTCCGAATACCGGGCACAGCGTCGTGGTGGCCGTGGCAAGCAAGCTACCGCCATGAAAGAGGACGACTGGATCGACAAGCTGTTCATCGCCAACACGCACGATTACCTGCTGTGCTTTTCCAATCGGGGCCGTGTGTACTGGCTCAAGGTCTGGGAAGTGCCTCAAGGTTCGCGCAACTCGCGTGGCCGTCCCATCGTCAATATGTTCCCTCTGGAAGAGGGCGAGAAGATCAACGTGGTGCTGTCCGTCAAGGAATTCAGCGAAGATCAGTTCGTGTTCATGGCGACCTCGCGCGGCACGGTCAAGAAGACCCCGCTGTCCGACTTCTCCAACCCTCGCAAGGCCGGCATCATTGCTGTGGGCCTAGACGAGGGCGACTACCTGATCGGTGCTCAACTGACCGACGGTGTTCATGACGTCATGTTGTTCTCCGATGCAGGCAAGGCGGTCCGCTTTGATGAAGGCGATGTGCGCCCAATGGGCCGTGCGGCTCGCGGTGTGCGCGGCATGACGCTGGAAGAGGGCCAGTCTGTGATCGCCTTGCTGGTGGCCGAAGACGAAACCCAATCCGTGCTGACTGCCACCCAGAACGGTTTCGGCAAGCGCACCCCGATTGGCGAATACACCCGTCACGGCCGTGGCACCAAGGGCATGATTGCCATCCAGACCTCGGCTCGTAACGGCAAGGTTGTGGGTGCCGTGCTGGTCCGTGAAACCGACGAAATCATGCTGATTACCAATGCGGGTGTGCTGGTCCGTACTCGTGTGGCGGAAATTCGCGAGATGGGTCGAGCCACTCAGGGTGTCACCTTGATCAGCGTGGATGACGACAGCGAACTCTCTGGTGTGTATCGCGTGGTGGAGACCGATGACGAGGTGGACGCCGAACTGGCCGATCAGGCTGAGCAGGCGCAGGCTCCAGACAGTCTTGAGCAGGATAATCAATCTGATGCCGCCCAAGACCAGGCGGACTCTTCCGGCGAGGAAAACGAGTAA
- the ompA gene encoding outer membrane protein OmpA: MNKPSKIALVLAIAAASATGAVSAQESGEVNNWRNPFGDVWKNGTNELCWRNNFWTPATGIPGCDGVPVAQAPEAPVVAPTVTKVTLNADTFFDFDKSTIKPEGRQVLDQVADTVQSIDLETLIATGYTDSIGTEAYNLKLSERRANAVKAYLVNKGVPADRIYTEGKGEANPVASNKTREGRAQNRRVEIEIVGNRK, encoded by the coding sequence ATGAACAAACCCTCCAAAATCGCACTTGTACTCGCCATTGCCGCCGCATCGGCTACCGGTGCAGTTTCCGCACAAGAGTCCGGCGAAGTTAACAACTGGCGCAACCCGTTTGGCGACGTTTGGAAAAACGGCACCAACGAACTGTGCTGGCGCAACAACTTCTGGACCCCTGCTACGGGTATTCCAGGTTGTGACGGTGTGCCCGTTGCCCAAGCCCCCGAAGCTCCTGTCGTCGCTCCTACCGTCACTAAAGTGACTCTGAACGCTGACACTTTCTTCGACTTTGATAAATCCACCATCAAGCCAGAAGGTCGCCAGGTTCTGGATCAAGTGGCTGACACTGTTCAGTCCATCGATCTGGAAACCCTGATTGCTACCGGTTACACTGACTCGATCGGCACCGAAGCTTACAACCTGAAGTTGTCCGAGCGTCGTGCCAATGCTGTTAAAGCATACCTGGTCAACAAGGGCGTTCCTGCTGACCGTATCTACACCGAAGGCAAGGGCGAAGCTAACCCCGTGGCGTCCAACAAGACCCGCGAAGGCCGCGCTCAAAACCGTCGCGTAGAAATCGAAATCGTGGGCAACCGCAAGTAA